The region GTCAGAACTGCGCCCGGGGGCCACGAATCATATAGCGGCGCCACGGCTGCCGCTGCCGGACCGCCGGTTTTTGCGGCGCTGGACCTGGGCACCAACAATTGCCGCCTGTTGATCGCCGAACCGGCGCGCCACGGCACTTTCCGTATCGTCGACGCTTTTTCGCGCATTGTTCGCTTAGGGGAAGGCATCGCTTCGCAGGGCCGCATCGCCGAAGCGGCAATTGAGCGCACCCTCGATGCCCTTCAGGTTTGCGCCGGCCGCATGCGCCGCCGCCGTGTCACCCACATTCGGGCGATCGCGACCGAGGCCTGCCGCCGGGCCTCGAACGGCGGCGAATTCCTGACCCGCGCCCTCGCCGAAACGGGCATCGCGCTCGAAGTGATTTCCCCGGCCGAGGAGGCCCGGCTGGCGGTTGCCGGCTGTACGCCGCTGCTCGATCCCGATCGCCGCCGGGCCCTGGTGTTCGACATCGGCGGCGGCTCGACCGAGCTGGCCTGGCTGTCGGTGACCGGTCCCGACCGGGCGACCATGCTGGACTGGATTTCGCTGCCCCTGGGTGTGGTCACCCTGGCCGAACGCTTCGGCGGGGTCGAGGTCGACGACCGGCTCTATGGCGTCATGGTGGCGGAGGTGCGCAAGGCGCTGGCGCCCTTCGAAGCCAAATATGTCGCGGGCGATGCCGCTCGCGACCATGGCTTCCAGTTGCTGGGCACCTCGGGCACCGTCACCACGCTGGCCGCCGTGCGCATGAACCTGCCGCGTTACGACCGCGCCCGGGTCGACGGCAGTTGGCTGACCCGGGTGGAAATCGACAAGGTGATCGCCGATATTCGCGCCATGCCCTTCGAGGGGCGGGCGGCCAATCCCTGCATCGGCCACGACCGGGCGGACCTGGTGCTGGCGGGCTGCGCCATTCTCGAGGCGATCCTCGACGCCTGGCCCGAGAAGCGCCTGCGGATCGCCGACCGCGGCCTGCGCGAAGGGGTGTTGATGGGCCTGATGGCCGGGGTGATGTCGTGACGGAAAAAGGCGGTTCGGGTTCGGCGGGGCAGCCGCGCGGCATGCATGTCAGGGTCAAGACGGCCAAGAAACGAACCGTTTCGTCGGCGCGCTGGCTCGAACGCCAGCTCAACGACCCCTACGTCGCCAAGGCCAAGCGCCTGGGCTTTCGCAGCCGGGCGGCGTTCAAGCTGCTGGAAATCGACGACAAGCTGAAGGTCCTCAAGCCGGTGCCTATGTGGTCGACCTGGGCGCGGCGCCCGGCGGGTGGTGCCAGATCGCCAGCGAACGGGTGCGCTCGCGCCCCGGCGACAATGCGCCCCACGGCAAGGTGGTGGGCATCGATGTGACGGAAGTGGCGCCGCTGGCCGGCGCCGAGGTCATCCAGATGGATTTCCTCGACGAGGAAGCGCCGGATCGGCTGAAGGCCCTGCTGGGCGGCCAGGCCGATGTGGTCCTGTCCGACATGGCGGCCCCGGCCACCGGCCACAAGGCGACCGACCACCTGAAGATCATGTATCTGTGCGAGGTCGCGCTCGATTTCGCGCTCCAGGTGCTGAAACCCGG is a window of Oleomonas cavernae DNA encoding:
- a CDS encoding Ppx/GppA phosphatase family protein, coding for MIAEPARHGTFRIVDAFSRIVRLGEGIASQGRIAEAAIERTLDALQVCAGRMRRRRVTHIRAIATEACRRASNGGEFLTRALAETGIALEVISPAEEARLAVAGCTPLLDPDRRRALVFDIGGGSTELAWLSVTGPDRATMLDWISLPLGVVTLAERFGGVEVDDRLYGVMVAEVRKALAPFEAKYVAGDAARDHGFQLLGTSGTVTTLAAVRMNLPRYDRARVDGSWLTRVEIDKVIADIRAMPFEGRAANPCIGHDRADLVLAGCAILEAILDAWPEKRLRIADRGLREGVLMGLMAGVMS